TGGGGGCGCCCTCCACCCACAGCTCACCCTGACAGCTTGCTCTGGAGACAGTCTGGAGTCCTAAATGGGCATCTTATTTCTGAGAAATGTGCATTGACGTTTTCGTTTGAATTGGTCTCATTGctgttctctttttgtttttagtcacgacaaacaggaaacagaagaagtgGTGCAGTTGCAGGAAGGTGGGAGCCACATTTCTACAAATATTTCTGCTGCCTTTCTGAAAATAGCATCGTCGCTGTGAATTCACAGTGTTGCTCCTTCACACAGTCAAATAATAAGAAGTGAGACTTAATCTTGAACAGGCAGCCAAGTAAAACTGAGCAAATGTGTGGTCATCACCCACAGCAGTCATCCATCTGTTTGTTTACCTTCTTTGCACGACTGTTAAACATCATATATCTGAAACACTtgacttgtgtgtttcaggagaAGCAGTCGGGACAGAGGAGCAGACTGCAGTGACCATCACCGGCGTCCCGCAGGCTGCGTTCGCTGACCACAATGTGCAGTATCAGTTTCGTACAGAGAACAGCGGAGGGCAGGTGAGAACGGTGAAAGGAAATATCCAGAACATCTCAATGCATGATATCGGTAAACAGGCCAGTTCACACTCGATATGAGGAACGATCACACTGTAACCTGGTTTGATTGTTGTCCACTTTGAACTGGACGAAGGTGCATCTCAGCAAAGCtgtacaaataaatgcagtcaGATGGcttaaatgaatattaaatggTAAAATATTATTATCTAGGAAGATATAGGTCTCAGAAATCACAATATAATTATTGATGCGTCTAAGatttaatacagaaataaacttagaaaataaaataatgcatttcTATCCAGGAGTCATGTGAATACGAGACTGAAACATCTCTAATTATCAAAAGACAGAGCATGAAAAATGCAACATAATAAATGTAGTCGGTGGTTTTATAAAACCACCTAGCTAAAAATACAACAGACTTGCAGATGCAACTGCAGATAAGAGTTTCTGGCGGTGATGAAACGTCCCACTTAGTAAAAAGAAACTACAGACTGTGCATCAAATACACTACTGCAGTTTCACTCCTATCTGTGACACATGGGATTTTTCCCATGGGAGGCAGATGTCAACACCTgataacatgttgtttttatatgaGGGTCAAAAATGACTGTGACCTGTTTAGAAGGTAAATGTCAGAAAGTCCTGGTTTCGTTTAGGGACATTTAGACTGCAGTGGCCTCTTGTGTGTGACTTTATGATTGTGTGAACGGGAACATTCCTGCAAAATAAGGATAGCTTCAGTGAAACTGTGTTGAATGAAAACCAAaagattttactttacttactttactttactgttgcAGGTGACCTATCGTGTGGTTCAGGTAACTGACGATCAATTAGAAGCAACAGCTGACGGGACTGGAGCCGTCAGCGTCGTCTCTGCTGCGGCTTTTGCCGGAGCCCCTCAGGCTGTAGCACAGGTGAGTAAACAGAGATGAACCGTGAGAGCGGGGCAGGTGTAAGGACGGGAATTTTGTCAGTGGTGTTTGCTCTCAAACAAAAGCTTTACACCTGGTGAAATCAGTATGCAgttcatgttttactgttgactttagatgaaatgagaaaaagataGAGTTGAAGAATTGATCACATTGATCATTAAATGATAAAAGATTAAATTAATAAGCAAATGTGTACTGAAAAATCTTCAAGCCACAGACTTTTCGAGTTTATAATGGGACTCTCAATCACAGCATGTATAAGGATATTAGCAGTCCACTGTTTGACTGACGTGTCCCCTCTCTCCACCTTTGCCAGGCTGTGATCCAGAACCCTTTCAGTAATGGGGGCAGTCCTGGCGGGGACGCGGTGGGGGGAGAGACGCGTTTTGCTTATTTCCCGGCCGCCACCGTCAGCGATGGTACAGCCACGGCCGTGTCGGTGCAGGCCACCGCCGACCCAACAATCACACAGGCAGGAGGTGAGAAAATGCTCCGTAGTCAGGAAGGAATTAATGATGCTGTTGTCAGAACCCGGTTACATACAGATACAGAGTTTACAGGAGTGTTATGTTCTTTAATCCAGGTCAGTTTTATGTGATGATGACCCCTCCTGAGGTGCTGCAGACGGCGACGCCACGTACCATCGCACCTCGTACACACACCTACACTGCGTGAGTAAAGCACCTCCCTACAAATTCAGTCCCCTAAACTCTCTCCCTACACGTTTGGCCGACATCTCACCTCCACATTGCTTCATCTTTTGACCCGTAACTTCACAGTGAACTGGATTGTCTTTACTCATCCTCCCATTTGTGAAATGATCAATCTGTGTCATTATGTGTGCAAAtgaagatacaaaaaaaaactcactatCATTATTTAAAGCAACATCTGAAAACCACACTCTGTCCTACTTACCTGCCATCCCCAGAGACCTTGGTGAAAGCGAGATGTTGCAGCATGGCAGTACAAACTGGTGAGAAGAACTTTCACATACGCCCCCCACCCTGCCCCCATCATGTGTTGTAGAGACAGATGTTTGGTGGCATCATTAGCATCCCTGTTTCATGAATTATATGTTGACAGTTCTAGGTTTAAGTCAGATTTAAGCTAAGTATCCTGTGACTGAGTTGATCGTCAGAGGAGACGGTGCACAAAGTCAACAAAGGGGGTGAACGTTCAGCTGTGCCTGCACCTCTTCCCCCACATTCAGTCAGGGCCGATgctgaaaatgtgacattttattcataatttctttgtcatatttgttttgctgtgttttcgCAGGAAGGTGGAGGGTCCACGGGCACCCAGAGATGAGAGGCGAAGAGCGCAGCACAACGAAGGTATGTGCTGAATTAGCTTTTCTTATCGATTACTGCTGAAGCCCACTTTGGTGTTTATCACATATGTGCTACACGAGACACTAAAGATGAGTTTGGGTTTCCTGTTATAATACTGATCTATTTGACAAATATCAACCGCAGCTTGGTGGTAAATACGTTTCTTTCTTTGcagtggagagaagaagaagagacaagaTCAACAACTGGATCGTTACGCTGTCAAAAATCATCCCCGACTGCAATGTTGACAGCAGAACAGGAGCGGTGAGTACCGAAGTCAGTTCccaaaatttatattttattctcaattattatattttatttaaatttctgtACATTTTGCAACATACTAAAATACTGTCTATCataactgttttcttttttaagtcaTGTCTGTACACATTTCCTGCCCTGCATATCTTCAGATTGCTCATTTGCATGTCGGAGCTGACCTCTTCCACACTTGAATCAATGCCATTTCAGTACATCCTCTCCTTTCACCTACTGCATGCCTGCATAACTAATGCTGaaagtcaaactgaaacacCAGTTGTAACTACAGCTAAGGGTTCAAGATCTGAATCTCTAATTAGGTAATATTGTCATTAGACATGCACACGTGGGAGTGTTAATACAGTTTATTAATCTATTATTGCTCTACATGCTGGAGTTTGGCTGAAGTGGTTTAGTCACTGTAGGAAAGTTCAGTAAATGTTTATTGGCGAGTGACACGAAAGGTTATAAAAAAGGAATTGGTAATAAAGGAAGTAATGAGTCATTTTAACATGTGGTGCTTTATCACAAGCTGTTGTATTTCTCAGAGTAAAGGAGGCATCCTGTCCAAAGCTTGTGACTACATTCGTGAGCTGCGTCAGAATAACCAGCGACTGCAGGAGAGTTTCAAAGAGGTGGAGCGAGTGGAGATGGACAACGAGCTGCTTAGACAACAGGTGAACTTCTTAGACAAATGTCTAACAATAAAAACCAAATTGTGGAGCAGGAAAACGTCGGATAACATGAGACAATAACTTCTCTTCTCAATAACTTTGACAGATCGAGGAGCTGAAGAATGACAACGCACTGCTTCgagcacagctgcagcagcacggCATAGAAGTCAATGGAGATGCAGCGCCGCAGTGATCGTGGAGTGGACGCATGTAATGTCACAAACACAGCGTTGCGCGTCGTCCTACCCACCTGAACAGTACTATGAAACGAATAACAGTGAGAGACAAGTTCCATCTGAAGTTGgaccacaaaaaacacacacgcagagctTGAGAAGAACACTGAAGGATTGCAAACTGAAATCGCCTCCTACACCTCCGGCAGTTCAAAGGCTGAGCGCTCTGAAATCCGTTAACTGTGTAGCTAACTGAACCTTTCACCTCTGCTTCAAGGAAAACGACCTCTACACAGCACCACCACGCTTGCACCGAACTtcctttttactttaaattatgAACCTGCAGAAGAGTTACTTTTATTGATTTCGCCTTTTATCGTACCACAAtctcccttttttgtttttctttcttctgatgACATTTGCTGTGTGTGAGCTACTAAATGTGACATGAATGACAcgcatttagtttttaatttattagtctttaatcaatatatatatacacaaagaaaaaaacatttgtttgtttacttccagcaacaaacaaaatggCAAAACCTGATGTTTGGATGGTGctcatcactgtcactgaggATATCTTTACTGTCAGTGGATCATCTGTGTGACGTTTTCCATTTCTGCCCCTTAACACTGACACTccaaaaaacagtaaataaaaaaagactacacttttaaatacttttatgaCAGTCACGAGTGTGAGCAGTTTTCATACCACATGcatggaggttttttttttttctttttagtgcaAGGCCTTAACGAAGCCTGTTGGAGAATCTAGGTGTTAACATTGCTCAGGTAATTGGGATAGTGCACTGGCAAGTGGTTCCCAGACTCAATGGAGTCTTTACAGACACACTTTAGGTCTCTTTTGTGTCCCCATTAGGTGCAGTGTACAGATAATTGAGAATATGGAAATGATTTTCAATGTGTGAATAATTTTTAATGGGCATTAAAAGGAGGTTTGTTTGTATATCTGCGAAATAGGTCACTGGTGTAATGCACTGAAATACAGGTTCAGTCATGTGTCTTGGTTCAAGACCAGCCTCTGTTTGGTCCAACAGTCCTACTGCATTTTAGTGGACACCGGCGGtggctttttctttatttgttttgtttttttctctgcaaTATTCCCCAATTCTTTAAAACCGTGGGAAGCATTGCTGCGGACAGAAGACGACAACACAACCATGGTCAGGAATGTGCTGAAGGTGGTTTGAATCTGAGTGATGGTAGTTGTTACTAACCAGCTTTTGTCTACACTGAAAGTCACCACAGCATGGAAATATAACCACTGGCATGAGAAATTCTTATACTACAATAAAACAGAAGTGTTTATACCCGAGTGTCCTTTGCTTAGGaagacattttttatatattattattattatatacagtatataaaataagtTGGCTTGTGGTAGCAAAGCAAGtttttatgtcattattttatttttaattggcCACCATGTACTTTATGATGCTAACTGGctctatatttgtttttatttacttttttcttaaTTGAAAGAAAAATTAATTTAACACGGTGCCACTAGAGTTGTAGCAGTCTATGTAGTTTTTTAAGAAGTATTttaatagtatatatatatatatttatagccAAATAACTTCTCTGTCGCTCTTTAAACGTCACCGGCGTTGCCATGGTATTTCAATTATTTATACGTGTATCAGTGGAACGTTGTGTCTGTTCGTTGCCTGGAGACGGCCGGAGTAGCTGTTGCTATAGGAGACCCGGTCCAGGAACCCAGCACGAGCTCGCTAACGAAATATTGTAGAAATCcggtgagtaaaaaaaaaacaaagagttttggattaattataataaacaacTAATTAAACAGGTGGCGGTGTTTGGATGTAGGCGACACTTCATGGAGAGCGGtgtttctgttgctgtaaaactcttcatctttcttttattattatattattactatcattattttataaagTACTGGTTTAAGTCATTTGCGCGTCATAATTGCTTCAAAGATGTTTTATCTCACATCTTATTGAAGCTGTGATACATCTGTCGGTACCGATTTATCCAACTGTCCGTGAACGTTTCATCTTCACCAACGCTAGTTTTCcagaaaaaacagacaagaaattaagttaaaattaagaatttaactttaaatacaCATGGACTGTACATGTTACACTCACATGTGTGTCACAGTATTCAGTTACATTATTGTAAGTGATACAGAAGTATAactaagaaataaaagaagcaaaataaaaacaatatttgaacATTCATACAATATAGAAGTTGTTTTTATGGTTACTGAATAAATCTAGACTAATAATTCCAACTCTCCACTGGTATCTTTCAATTTTCCTCTATGCTGTATCACACAGAAGCCATCATATCTGTTGGTGTACTGAAGGGTCTCACTGTGCTACTGAAACAAATCCTACACCTTTATCTATACTTGATATACGTAGTAAACAGTGACTGAAATCGTTGCATGTTGCTGCAGTGGTGGGATGTCTACACTTTCTGCAAAGCCCGGCGTGCGCCACACTGTGTCAGAGTGGTCTGACAACAACCAGCAGCTGTCTGCCATAGCTCAACATGAGCGACACGTTTCCAACGTCATCCGACAGGAAGGGAGGTCACTGCGCAACGAGACCAGCTGTAAggtgggtttttctttttgtgatcACCTAACAGACTCTTTAATGTTTACAGGATGAAGGATTTTTCCATTCATCGCACATTACTCACAAATTCCTttgtttcttcccttttttcttgCACCTTTTCTATTTAGACGACTTGGGATGAGAGCGACACCTCTCGCAGGTTGAGTGACCGGGTTTGGGATGTTGCTCAGTGGAAAAAAGCACTGGAATCCTGTGCACAGAAAGTGGATGAAGAGATGGAAGCACTGACTCTGGTGATTTGTCCATAACTCTCTAAAACCACCAGAGGAttctcagtttttctttgtaataGTACAATAAGTGGCAAGAGGCTATGTGCTTTATagtatatttaatattgttttcaATGAAATCATAATGTAAATTGGCGTCTGTGTGTTGTGACAGTCTAAAGAGCAGACCGAGCAGGCACTGGCTGCAACTGTGATTCCTCTGGAAGTCAGTGCTGAGTGTCTGACGCTGAGGGAGGGACGGCGAGGGTCCGAGCTGGTTGCTGACCCTGTGGAAGAGCAGCTGAAGAAAGAAGTGGAGTTGATTGAAAGAGTGCAGCAagttctgcagcagcacatcggCAAAGCCTTTGAACAACTGTGGTAAGAGACACTGTGGTGTGATGCAGAACTTCTATACGGGCCAttttctgatttttcttttccccagTGTTTTGCAGGAGGCTCGACACCAGCTGACCGCTGACCTCCAGAACAAGATGGATGCTATAGACATTGACTTGTCCTGCCTGTCACTTACAATAAAGTCACCTCAGATCTCCCTAAAGACCAACCCAACTCGCATACCATCAGGGTAACCTtgggatgaaataaaaaattgcaTGCACATTCAAGTATTCTGCTAAGAGACTGGTCAAAAGCCACTTAAAACACTTACATATAACTTACATAATCTTGTGGACAGAATGTAATAGATTAATAATTTTagctctcctctgtctccactgtCATCCCATAGTTCCTCCACCCCACAGGAGTGGATCCAGTTCAGCCAGTATAATATGGCTCGTGCCCAGGAAGCCATGCAGGTCTCCCAGCAAATGAGGGAGGACATGAGTCTCACCAGAGCCCAGGTATGAGTACTACATGGCACTTCTGTGAACTTCTTTTTGGCAAATCCCAACAATCTGTGTCATGCACTAATCTTGCTCTAATTTGTTCTGTCAGCACATTTGCAATGaattctttctctgtcctctaaTTCTTAGCTGCAGAATGACTTAGAGACTCAGCGGAAGGCCACAGAGTTTGCCCTTCGTAAGCGCAATCACCATGAAGAGAAAGCCCGCGACGAGCTGGAGTGGCAAATACGAAATGTAAGATATCTAATTGCCAATACTGTAGTTTCAGGCCTTTTCTCACAGGTCAGACCATATTGAttgaaacacactcacactctaTACGTCTATATGTCTGTATATGTCTGTAGACTGAAGATGAAATGGCAGAAATGGAGAGCGACATCCACGGGCTGGATGCAGACCTGCAGGCAAAGACAGCCTCGCTGAAACTGGCTCACACCAGACTGGAGAACAGGACTAACAGACCTGGCATGGACTTGTGCAGAGATGAGGTGTATTATTGTAAATCAAAGCGGAAAAACTATGAGAGGCTTCAGCCTAATGCGTCTCTTCTTTCGTTTCCAGGTTCAACATGGACTCGTTTATGAAGTCCATCAGCTGGAGGCCACAATTATGGCTCTGAAACAAAAGCTATCTGAGGCTCAGTGAGTCttcttttgctgtgtttttcaccAATGCCAATCAGGAGAAGataaacatatacaaacatttatCCTACAGTATGTAGTGAACATGTAGTGATATTTAAAATCAGTTAATTAGGAGATAGGAAGACGCCAGAACCAGAAGAAATCAATCTGAAACTTTGATCTGATCACTTCGCTCCCTCAGGCACTCTCTGCAGAAGATGAAGCTCCATCACTCACACATGCTGCAGGATCTTTCCAGAAAACAGGAAGCTTTATCTCTGGAACAGCGAAGCATGAACACCCGCTCCCGCCTCGCATCAACCTCCTGCACGGATAAAAAACCTGTGCTGCTGGTTCCGCTCACAAACTCCAGTGGGAGGAgcaacctgcagctgctggcaCAGTGAGAGGATGGTAGCCATGTTTTTGGAGGGAGGAGATCTAATTAAAGAAGATTTCTAAGGTTaactcatttagtttttatctttcACTTCCACAGACATCAACTCTTCCAGTAGTTAATAGTCAACAGTGTGCTTTAGGTTGTGTATGTACTTAATGTGTCTGTTTAACTTATACAGAAATGTTTGCTTCTTGTCTCAATAAACAGATATTTCTTGTATCTGAATATATTTATGCATCTGAGGTTGTCTTTTTTAGAATTTAGTGCTCATGTTCATGTCTAACACAGTCATTACTTTTATCGACCATTAGCTTTAATGGCTTTGTTTTGCCTCATTGTACTGTTTGATCATATGACGCTGTTTGAAGCATGAAGACAGTGATAATGACGTGAACTTTGACTCATACAGTATACATGGTTTAGATAAAAAATCTGGTAAACAGGCACTAAACAGGGCACCTAAAACAATAAATCCCCACAACTCCCACCTGACTCAGTAGTGATGTATTCAAATGGATGTATTTGTCTGTCGTTACTTTTTATGAGGATTTAGATGGGCTAGAGAgatctgtttttaaataaaatgtctggtCTCTTTCTTGTCTGTGAAAGTTTACATAGAAAGTGAGATCCCCTGAGATAAGATATGTCTATGTTGGCACCAGGTCAACATTTGCACATGAATGTTTGTcgatgatgttttattttacgtGTATGTTATTGATTGATCAAGAAAGTTTCCAGGCAAAAAGTAATTCAAGCAAATATTAGGGAAAATATcatttctgtaaaaataaaagttaatttgCACCATAGTAAATTAACACCACAGTATAAACAAGGTTTCAGTGTGCCACACATAACATGGGAAGAAGCTAGCAGagatcacacacatgcaccattAACTCTTACTTCAGACGATGTAAGAAATTTCATTCTAATTGTTTGAATCTGTGTGTTATACACACTAATTGTCCTATTTGTATGTGTATACCCTCACTGTAATAATGATGGGGGTCCATATTAAACAACATCAGCATTCTAAAGCAGTAAGTAAGCAAAGTATGGCTGGATTACAAAAGTTGATGTTTAGGATGATAAACAAGTAAAACTATGTAAGTACTAAATGCAAAACGCTTCCATGCCAGAAGACACACAATATGACTGACCCAAAAGCACAAGAAAAGTTAGCTCCAGTGGTCTCAAAATCATAGAAATAAGCTAAGAAGATTGGGGATTCTGTTCTGTGGAGTTCTGTGAAATCTTTTTAGGCTTATGGATCAGCGGTATgtctggaggaagaagaaaaaagcacaTGTTAAAAAGAACAGTAGAGCATGGGGGTGGCTCAGTGATgctctggggctgctttgcttcCTGTAGCACTAGAAACCTGCAGCGTATGGAAGTTGAAATGGACTCAGGACATCTGAGAACTCTGGGCCTTCCAACAAGACATGGTCCACAGTATACCTCAAAATCCACTAAGGCTTGGTGCAGGAGTAGTCATGGAAGACTCTAGACTGACTGTCACACTGTTGCCTGACTTGATGATGCATCACACTTACAGCAGTTTGCAACAGGGAAAAAGTGAATTATTGAGATGAAGCCATAGTATTGATAATAGATATCTTAATTGGATTTAATTAAACTACCTGCAACCCACCTTCAGAAAGGAATCCTGAACAACAAAACTATGGCTGATAAATATAGGTTGTAGTAATTGTAAAAGCTATGTTGTCGGCTGCAGTTCTTTTCTTGgaaaaaccttttatttatatattatatccGTCATTCTCTTCTAATAAAATGCCTCTGCAACAAGTCCCAGTgattttctgcttcattttcttCACCAAAACCCTGCTGCATGACACACTCActttcatacatacacacacaaactaataaaCTCATTCTCTGCCATAAAACTGGAAACAGCTCCTTCATGCCAAAAACATGTTACCCTTTCCCAAGCCCACCCCATCCTCTCATCGCATTGACCATCCGCTTTAGCACATTTATGACTTTACTGCCTGGCTCTCCAGTTCATTTAGACAACCTCTGCTTTAAGGGCACGGCCATGTGCTTCCTGACACGCTGAATTATTCTGAATCATTTCACTTAAGGGCCCAGATGCTACCTGTCTGTTGCCCTCCTCTGAGAGGGCAATTAAGGCAGCCTGGTGCCTTCTAAATGCCCCCTATTTCTGCATGGATGCATCTTCTTATCTGCACGGTGTCGTGTGCGCCTTGCCCCCTTCACGCCCACATGCATCAGCACCTTCGTGGCCACcgcctcctttttttttcactttcacctgtCCTGTGATGTTGTTTCTGTAAGAGTCAAGGTTGATCAGGACAGGAGGGAGAAACCAGGCTCGGCAGCATCTTCTTACCAGCTTGGAAAATAACATGCTGAAAATGGACAGCCAGCTTTTTATGAATGGGGAGGTTTGTTAGTCTATAATCTGTTAACTTTCTGAGACACAACTTTTCAGATTACTTTAATTAGTTTGATGATTTCTCCTTGTCATGACAATCCGGTGGCAGTGCTACCTTTCTCCTGGACACTCTATGTCTCTCAGTGGTATCCATGTCTTAAACTGAAGAGATGCAGTTGCCTGTCAAAGACTTAATTGCCCTATTTGTCTACACCCTCACTTTTCTGCTGGGCCTTCCTGCCAACCTCCTGGTCTTCTTCGTGTATGTGCGCAAGGCCCGCAAGCGTGGTGCCACACCCAATGTGATCTACGCCCTCAACCTGTGCCTGGCCAACCTGGCACTCTTGGTCTGGCTGCCCATCAAGGCTCTGGAGACTTTGCTTAAGGACTGGAGGCTACCACCGCCTGTCTGCCCTGTTTAcagcttctttctcttctcctctctgtatgGAAGCTGCCTTTTCATCACCGCTGTGACCGTGGGACGTTACCTCAGCATTGCATTCCCAATAATCTACAAGAGATACCGCCATGCACGACTCTCTTGCTTCATCAGCGTTGTCCTTTGGGCACTGGTGCTGTTACATCTCAGCTTTGCATTAGTAGCTGAAGGAGGGGCTTACTTTGTctccatcaacaacaacacctcAATTTGCTATGAAGATTTGACCGACTCCCAGCTGGAGGTTCTGCTGCCGCTACGCCTGGAGATGgccatcattttgttttttgtgcctCTGATTGTGACCTTCTTTTGCACACTGCGCTGCGTTACTCTGGTCTGGCACTCGAATTTACCTGCTCTGGGGAAGAGGAGAGTCCTGGCTGTTGCACTCTCCACGcttgctgtgtttgtggtgtgcTACGCACCCTACAATGCCTCACACATTGTTGGGTTTGTGTTGGATAAAAATGTTGAGTGGAGGACATACGCTATGCTAACTTGTTGCTGTAATGTTTTTCTGGAGCCGGTGGTCATGCTGATGTTGTCGCCAGCTGTGTCGAAGGGCACGATAGGAAGAATCTGTGGACGACAAAGTCAGTTCAGCCGAGCTGAGGGGTATAAGCATCAATGTAACACCACCAATGGTGTTGCAAATGTCAGAACACCTCCTACACTTCCCAAGAAGAGCTAGGTGACTTATGTAAGTCAGAAGTGAGGTCACCATGGACAGAAACCTGGAAGGATTTGGAGACAGTTGTCCACCCTTTGAATGTGCCTCTCAAAAATCTAGCATCGCCACTGCTAATAAACCTCTTCCGCATGCATGAACCTGCAAATAACCTTTATAacatctctgtgtctgtcatttCAAGGCAGAATAACTTAATCAATGCTACATGACATTGTGtcatcctgttttttctttcttatttttaaaacctgtttGTCTTCTAACATGTAAGTTAAACTCAAACCAATTTGCAGACACGGAAATCCATGTTTCCGATCAAGGTTTTTGTTAACAGAGCAGTGAAAACTAAACTTCATGTCAGATGAAATTTGGTGATAAATGGCTCCATCTGGTGTCTGTCACTTACTGTTCCACGCCATGAccacattttaaatcaatttaaaatatgttttcctcTTGAAAGTGTTGACACAAGACAGGCAGAACAGGCTTTTCTCGCAGGTGTAACTAATAACATAATTGCAGCTACGGTGTCTCAGGGACAGAGCGTTGACCCAGTTGCATGGCTCACTGGCACAGCTAAATGGAGCAGATCGTTAATGTCATTAGAGACAGTAAACGTGTGCCTTTCCTGCTCTGATAAGTCAAAACATCCAACATAAGACTTTATGATTTACTTTACGATGATTTGACATGTTTGAAATGAATTGTAAATGTCAATAAATATCTATTTGTCCATTGGTTAATTGATGTGAAGttaatttcttcctttttttacGTTGTAAAATtatcataaaaataaagtgcaaTGTTTACAAGTGTCTGCAGTCTGTTGTCTTTTGAGAATAAGGACAAGAGTGTTTGttaacacacaaatgaaagatGAAACTGATAAAAGTCAGTCATCAGTTTTGGAAATAAACTGTAGCTGTGTGCTCTGCTGCCATTAAAGAATATTCAATTTCTTTGCTTTTGCTGTATGTTTCGAGTCATTTAATTCCTTTCATTTCATTATACATCTGCACTGTGAAGTGACGTCCTATCGGTTTTGAAGCATTTGGCTGAATCTGAATCTAAATTTTTTTACCTTGTGGTCAAACACGTGTATTCACATTCATAGAAACCTTCTCTTCACTGTAGACTTACACAGTGGATAAAAGCCCaaagaaacatgtcactgtTCCGTATTTATGGACCTAAATGTACACGTGCGTGTGACTCTCTAGGTAAATGGAATCAACTGAAACTGTGCTGGAGTCCATCAG
Above is a genomic segment from Anabas testudineus chromosome 11, fAnaTes1.2, whole genome shotgun sequence containing:
- the LOC113153638 gene encoding free fatty acid receptor 3; the encoded protein is MQLPVKDLIALFVYTLTFLLGLPANLLVFFVYVRKARKRGATPNVIYALNLCLANLALLVWLPIKALETLLKDWRLPPPVCPVYSFFLFSSLYGSCLFITAVTVGRYLSIAFPIIYKRYRHARLSCFISVVLWALVLLHLSFALVAEGGAYFVSINNNTSICYEDLTDSQLEVLLPLRLEMAIILFFVPLIVTFFCTLRCVTLVWHSNLPALGKRRVLAVALSTLAVFVVCYAPYNASHIVGFVLDKNVEWRTYAMLTCCCNVFLEPVVMLMLSPAVSKGTIGRICGRQSQFSRAEGYKHQCNTTNGVANVRTPPTLPKKS